A genomic segment from Desulfurispirillum indicum S5 encodes:
- a CDS encoding Ppx/GppA phosphatase: MTVESRLRGAVDIGSNTIRMLIGEYSPARGLVIHDSRRHVTRLGKQMENGFLLPEAIQRSVEVLAEYKRCFDDFALPSQHLNIIATSAVRSASNRLEFIETVQQDTGLEVRVVDGAEEARLAALGVCAAVKAAGNKLIVDIGGGSVEFILVDRDTNLLHSRSVEMGVVRLTEKFITRAPLSIEEYLNMQEFVLEKLDTVHEEFARFDLTHLKIVGTAGTYTTAAHVLSGQQEYSPRLINGMTCTVKDTKMFLDKLSDMTLAQRLEAFPIEKGREDLIIAGLCLALNINSCFCQDHFMVSDYGLREGALIDAASR, from the coding sequence ATGACAGTTGAAAGCCGCTTGCGGGGAGCTGTCGATATTGGCAGTAACACCATTCGCATGCTCATTGGTGAATACTCCCCCGCCAGGGGACTCGTTATTCACGACTCCAGGCGTCATGTTACACGCCTTGGCAAGCAGATGGAAAATGGTTTCCTCCTGCCCGAGGCCATTCAGCGCAGTGTTGAAGTTCTGGCCGAATACAAGCGGTGCTTTGATGACTTTGCCCTGCCTTCGCAGCACTTGAATATCATTGCCACCAGTGCGGTACGCAGTGCCAGCAATCGCCTTGAGTTCATTGAAACGGTGCAGCAGGACACCGGCCTGGAAGTGCGGGTGGTTGATGGTGCTGAAGAAGCCCGCCTGGCGGCCCTGGGTGTCTGCGCCGCCGTGAAGGCAGCCGGCAATAAGCTGATCGTGGATATCGGTGGCGGTAGTGTTGAGTTTATTCTGGTGGATCGTGACACCAACCTGCTCCACAGTCGGTCTGTGGAAATGGGTGTCGTGCGTTTGACGGAGAAGTTTATTACCCGTGCTCCTTTAAGTATAGAGGAGTACCTGAATATGCAGGAGTTCGTCCTGGAGAAGCTCGATACCGTCCATGAGGAGTTTGCCCGCTTTGACCTGACCCACCTGAAGATCGTCGGTACTGCTGGCACCTACACCACGGCAGCCCATGTGCTTTCCGGGCAGCAGGAGTACAGTCCCAGGCTTATCAATGGCATGACCTGTACTGTCAAGGACACGAAGATGTTCCTGGATAAGCTCTCGGATATGACCCTGGCTCAGCGCCTCGAAGCTTTTCCCATAGAAAAAGGGCGCGAGGATCTCATTATTGCCGGGCTCTGTCTTGCGTTGAATATCAACTCCTGCTTCTGTCAGGACCACTTTATGGTCAGCGATTATGGGCTGCGTGAAGGGGCCCTTATCGACGCAGCCAGCCGCTGA
- a CDS encoding Do family serine endopeptidase encodes MNIYRLLTGILLSTLAILLLFAPVGAQQFPDLTQLVKKVEPSVVNVSTSKQVEVGQRELPLPEEFFNRFFGDEFRRFFGDPGHPNGQQRRSSSLGSGFIVSSDGYIVTNNHVVEGADEITIILSDEREFKAEVVGTDATYDLALLKINASNLPALPLGNSDTIEVGQWVFAVGNPFGLSGTVTVGVISAKDRYIGQSVFDSFLQTDASINPGNSGGPLLNLKGEVIGINTAIVSSGQGLGFAIPINTLKSSYEQLKEKGRVSRGWLGVSLQRLTPELARSMGAGAETTGVLVTSVEPDQPAQRGGLREGDIITSFDNQRIDRYQDIFRFVARATPGSTVPMEILREGRRQTLRVTLGERPDERRAQVRPRQAEPAPSAASWQFQGIHFEMRDNRVVVQQVEAGSKAYEAGVRRDMVILRANNVVVSDLATLEKAIKERSRNGFVNLLVQHQGANRFIPFQIQQ; translated from the coding sequence ATGAACATATACCGTCTGCTTACTGGTATTCTGCTCAGCACGCTGGCGATCCTGCTCCTCTTTGCCCCCGTGGGCGCCCAGCAGTTTCCTGACCTCACCCAACTGGTAAAAAAGGTTGAACCCTCTGTGGTGAACGTCTCCACCAGCAAGCAAGTGGAAGTTGGCCAACGCGAGCTGCCATTGCCTGAGGAATTCTTCAACCGTTTCTTTGGCGATGAGTTTCGCCGCTTCTTCGGCGACCCGGGGCACCCGAATGGCCAGCAGCGTCGTTCCAGCAGTCTGGGCTCTGGCTTTATCGTGTCCAGTGATGGTTACATTGTAACCAACAACCATGTGGTGGAAGGTGCCGACGAAATCACGATTATCCTCAGCGATGAGCGGGAGTTCAAAGCGGAGGTGGTGGGAACCGACGCCACCTACGACTTGGCCCTGCTCAAGATCAACGCCAGTAATCTTCCCGCCCTGCCCCTGGGGAATTCCGACACCATCGAAGTGGGACAGTGGGTCTTTGCGGTGGGGAATCCCTTCGGCCTCAGCGGAACGGTCACTGTCGGTGTCATCAGCGCCAAGGATCGCTACATCGGCCAGTCCGTCTTTGACAGCTTCCTGCAGACCGATGCCTCCATTAACCCCGGCAACAGCGGTGGCCCGCTGCTGAACCTCAAGGGCGAGGTCATCGGCATCAATACCGCCATTGTCTCCAGTGGCCAGGGCCTTGGCTTTGCCATCCCCATCAATACCCTCAAGTCATCCTATGAACAGCTCAAGGAGAAGGGTCGCGTGTCGCGAGGTTGGCTCGGAGTATCCCTGCAGCGCCTGACCCCTGAGCTGGCACGCTCCATGGGTGCGGGAGCCGAGACCACCGGAGTGCTTGTCACTTCCGTTGAGCCGGATCAGCCCGCCCAGCGTGGGGGGCTGCGCGAAGGCGATATCATCACTTCCTTTGATAACCAGCGAATTGATCGCTACCAGGACATCTTCCGTTTTGTTGCGCGCGCAACTCCCGGCAGTACAGTCCCCATGGAAATCCTTCGTGAAGGCCGCCGGCAGACACTGCGCGTTACCCTTGGAGAAAGGCCCGACGAGCGCAGGGCGCAGGTGCGACCACGGCAGGCGGAACCTGCCCCATCTGCCGCCTCCTGGCAGTTCCAGGGAATTCACTTTGAGATGCGTGACAACCGCGTCGTGGTACAGCAGGTGGAAGCGGGCTCCAAAGCCTATGAGGCGGGAGTTCGCCGTGATATGGTTATCCTGCGCGCCAACAATGTGGTGGTGAGCGACCTGGCGACACTGGAAAAGGCTATCAAGGAGCGCTCCCGCAACGGCTTCGTGAATCTGCTGGTTCAGCACCAGGGCGCGAACCGCTTTATTCCATTTCAGATTCAGCAATAA
- a CDS encoding gamma carbonic anhydrase family protein, with the protein MSFLSRPYRGVTPTVHESCFVAPTAVLIGDLVLAPQASIWYGAILRADVNFIRVGARTNIQDGAVVHVNGNPSHPTVIGEDVTVGHNVTLHGCHIGDRVLVGMGAIVLNGATIGDDCVIGAGAVVKQGMDIPAGSMVVGNPAVIKRQLSEQERAFLLKSSKTYTDLAEEYLHDS; encoded by the coding sequence ATGAGTTTTCTCTCCCGCCCATACCGTGGCGTTACGCCCACCGTTCATGAGAGCTGTTTTGTGGCGCCCACGGCAGTGCTGATCGGTGACCTGGTGCTGGCTCCCCAGGCCAGTATCTGGTATGGGGCCATTCTTCGCGCCGATGTGAACTTCATTCGCGTCGGCGCGCGTACCAATATCCAGGATGGTGCCGTTGTCCATGTCAATGGAAACCCATCCCACCCGACTGTCATCGGTGAAGACGTGACGGTGGGGCATAATGTGACCCTGCACGGGTGCCATATTGGTGACCGTGTGCTGGTGGGCATGGGAGCTATAGTGCTCAATGGAGCGACCATTGGCGATGACTGCGTCATCGGTGCGGGAGCCGTGGTGAAGCAGGGTATGGATATACCCGCTGGCTCCATGGTGGTGGGCAATCCTGCAGTTATCAAACGCCAGCTTTCAGAGCAGGAACGGGCATTTTTGCTGAAATCGTCGAAAACCTATACGGATCTGGCTGAGGAATATCTCCATGACAGTTGA
- a CDS encoding permease, producing the protein MMAYGLEFWHHFWVLLDAIAMYMLLGLVIASILRIYISDRFIVSHMGGNTLGAVLKASLLGLPLPLCSCSVLPIATSLKKSGAGNGPVVSFLSTTPMTGVDSIIPTYGVFGGLITVLRVLVSLIIGLLAGIIVGFVERLRGERVLVQPSEASVGACSGGCQCTAAAESSRQNPPKSQAFGQNFLDLMGDIAKPLVIGLVLAALLLSVWPEQYGDFVSQHVLLSYGLALLLGLPLYVCSISVIPVAISLYAAGFSLGAAFIFLTAAPAVSMVSLSVLLRVVGLRNLLIFLACLAVGSIVFAAVIDGMAIEIPLQLLPSAEQSPVRWLPRLFSFVLIALCLYLWVGRFLACFSRQSRGCA; encoded by the coding sequence ATGATGGCCTATGGTCTGGAATTCTGGCACCATTTCTGGGTGCTGCTTGACGCTATTGCAATGTATATGCTTCTGGGGCTGGTGATTGCGAGTATTCTGAGGATATACATCTCCGATCGCTTTATTGTCAGTCACATGGGAGGGAACACCCTTGGCGCTGTGCTGAAAGCGTCCTTGCTGGGCTTGCCACTCCCCCTTTGCTCCTGCAGTGTTTTGCCCATAGCCACCTCCCTGAAGAAAAGCGGTGCGGGAAATGGCCCGGTAGTGAGTTTTCTGAGCACAACGCCCATGACCGGAGTTGACTCCATTATCCCCACGTACGGGGTCTTTGGTGGACTGATTACCGTCTTGCGGGTGCTGGTATCGCTGATCATTGGATTGCTTGCCGGTATCATTGTGGGTTTTGTTGAACGCCTGCGGGGGGAAAGGGTTTTAGTCCAGCCATCGGAAGCTTCTGTTGGAGCCTGTTCCGGTGGCTGTCAGTGCACGGCGGCAGCTGAGTCTTCGCGGCAAAATCCCCCGAAGTCACAGGCCTTTGGGCAGAACTTTCTGGATCTGATGGGTGATATTGCCAAGCCCCTTGTCATTGGGCTGGTACTGGCAGCTCTGCTGTTGAGCGTCTGGCCGGAGCAGTATGGCGACTTTGTCAGTCAGCATGTTCTGCTCTCCTATGGTCTTGCACTTCTGCTGGGCCTGCCCCTGTACGTCTGCTCTATTTCTGTGATTCCCGTGGCCATCTCCCTCTATGCTGCCGGGTTCTCCCTGGGTGCGGCCTTTATCTTTCTGACAGCGGCACCGGCAGTCAGTATGGTCAGTCTGAGTGTACTGCTGCGTGTGGTGGGATTGCGCAATTTGTTGATTTTCCTCGCCTGTCTGGCTGTGGGAAGTATTGTCTTTGCCGCCGTAATTGATGGCATGGCGATTGAGATTCCCCTGCAGCTGTTGCCATCGGCAGAGCAGTCACCAGTGAGATGGCTGCCACGGCTGTTTTCGTTTGTGTTGATTGCACTGTGCCTGTATCTGTGGGTCGGCAGATTCCTGGCCTGTTTCAGTCGGCAATCCCGAGGTTGTGCCTGA
- a CDS encoding LytR/AlgR family response regulator transcription factor has translation MRVVIVEDEAPAVDELKYILRQAENVEVVADVQNGLKSLDVIKKLKPDVVFLDIELPDMNGFEVATELLEYAHRPLIIFCTAYDEYAIKAFEVNAVDYILKPYNDERILQALERAKGRLEEKKIYHEQLRSAMSELTGNRIRKIVVESRGKLKVIDQEEIYWIGASVGKTEFHTHEEMYYSNHTLQNLEKILDDKLFLRIHRSHIINLNRVRELIPWFSGSFQVGMDDKAKTNLAVGRDKVKILKNILNY, from the coding sequence ATGAGAGTGGTTATAGTGGAGGATGAAGCTCCCGCAGTTGACGAGCTTAAATATATCCTGCGGCAGGCCGAGAATGTCGAGGTGGTGGCGGATGTTCAGAATGGTCTCAAAAGCCTTGATGTCATCAAAAAGCTTAAACCCGATGTGGTCTTTCTGGACATAGAGCTTCCGGATATGAATGGTTTTGAGGTGGCTACCGAGCTGCTGGAGTACGCTCACCGCCCCCTGATCATTTTCTGCACCGCCTACGACGAATATGCCATTAAAGCCTTTGAGGTAAATGCCGTTGATTACATCCTGAAGCCCTATAATGACGAGCGTATCCTTCAGGCGCTGGAGCGCGCCAAGGGGCGCCTTGAGGAGAAAAAAATCTATCACGAGCAGCTGCGCAGCGCCATGAGTGAACTGACGGGTAACCGCATTCGCAAAATCGTGGTGGAGTCCCGCGGCAAGCTCAAGGTCATCGATCAGGAGGAAATTTACTGGATCGGCGCTTCCGTAGGTAAGACGGAGTTCCATACCCATGAGGAGATGTACTACTCAAATCACACCCTGCAGAATCTCGAGAAAATTCTGGACGACAAGCTTTTCCTGCGCATTCACCGCTCCCATATCATCAATCTCAATCGGGTACGTGAGCTGATTCCCTGGTTCAGCGGCTCCTTCCAGGTGGGCATGGACGACAAGGCCAAGACCAACCTGGCGGTAGGGCGTGACAAAGTCAAAATCCTGAAAAACATACTCAATTATTAG
- a CDS encoding integration host factor subunit beta: protein MTKADLVERICEKTDSVNKKQAEAVVNGLFECIIDALEEGDKVELRGFGSFKTRERGPREGRNPKTGDKVSVPSKRVPYFKPGKELRERVDNA from the coding sequence ATGACTAAGGCTGATCTTGTAGAACGTATTTGTGAAAAAACTGACTCGGTCAATAAGAAGCAGGCAGAGGCGGTCGTCAACGGTCTTTTCGAGTGTATTATTGACGCCCTTGAGGAGGGCGATAAGGTTGAACTGCGCGGTTTTGGAAGTTTCAAGACCCGTGAGCGCGGACCACGTGAAGGAAGAAACCCCAAGACTGGTGACAAAGTCAGCGTTCCCTCCAAAAGAGTTCCCTACTTTAAACCTGGAAAAGAACTGCGCGAGCGCGTTGATAACGCATAA
- the mobA gene encoding molybdenum cofactor guanylyltransferase, translating into MKILGVVLAGGLSSRMGQDKASLPWNDNQDLLHRAIEILKVSQQEVWISGREVAGFHCVLDIVPRQGPLGAMHALSHALAATDWDAIAVLPCDMPLVEGGWYGEMADFLRLHPEYEAAVLAHAGKAFPLTGIYRVSGLTTMACSFESGNRKVITALQGLSHGTILKPEHRLMNMNQPEDYQRLLREGKQGGEHGI; encoded by the coding sequence ATGAAAATCCTGGGGGTGGTGCTGGCGGGGGGACTGAGCAGCCGCATGGGCCAGGACAAGGCGTCCCTTCCCTGGAACGACAACCAGGATCTGCTGCATCGTGCCATCGAGATTCTGAAAGTGAGCCAGCAGGAGGTGTGGATTTCCGGACGCGAGGTGGCGGGGTTTCACTGTGTGCTGGACATCGTCCCCAGGCAGGGCCCTCTGGGTGCCATGCACGCCCTGTCCCACGCCCTTGCTGCCACAGACTGGGACGCGATTGCCGTGCTCCCCTGTGACATGCCTCTGGTGGAAGGAGGCTGGTATGGCGAAATGGCCGACTTCCTGCGACTCCATCCGGAGTACGAAGCCGCGGTGCTCGCCCATGCCGGCAAGGCATTCCCCCTGACCGGCATATACCGTGTCAGCGGACTCACCACCATGGCGTGCTCCTTTGAAAGTGGCAACCGCAAGGTCATAACGGCCTTGCAAGGTTTATCCCATGGGACTATACTGAAACCCGAACACAGACTCATGAACATGAACCAGCCCGAGGACTACCAACGGCTGCTGCGCGAAGGAAAACAAGGAGGAGAACATGGCATCTGA
- a CDS encoding DctP family TRAP transporter solute-binding subunit, whose product MGTPLVALCLMLLFMWLFIAPQPSAQSRKYPMIISHVLHPESPKGEAFTYFAQMLRETAGGEDVNIEIYPSSTRYIDVEAIEALNRDAIHFIAPTTSKLSVFVPELAVLDFPFLFEDRESYYRLLEGPYGDYVREKLREHDLRLLAFWDNGFRHFSNAIREVVYPEDLKGLSIRVMSGENTGLLYEHFGAHPKVISFLQMPQMLRLGVVNGAENTVINYYDENLMGIQPYLTLSYHSLMIYTFLMSESYYQSLSPEMQEAIDVAAARTTEYINYLVGTREQRFVSLLKQDERVQIVTLPPGVRDLWRKNIQLKTTPALQRHYSRAYRHILEAGYNP is encoded by the coding sequence ATGGGCACGCCGCTGGTGGCGCTGTGCCTGATGCTGCTGTTCATGTGGCTGTTTATCGCTCCCCAGCCTTCTGCGCAGAGCCGCAAGTATCCCATGATCATCTCCCATGTGCTGCACCCGGAGTCGCCCAAGGGTGAAGCTTTCACCTATTTCGCTCAGATGTTGCGTGAGACCGCTGGTGGCGAGGATGTGAATATTGAAATCTATCCTTCGTCGACGCGCTATATCGATGTGGAGGCAATTGAGGCGCTGAATCGCGATGCCATACACTTCATCGCGCCCACCACATCCAAGCTCTCCGTCTTTGTGCCGGAACTGGCGGTGCTGGATTTTCCTTTCCTCTTTGAGGACCGCGAATCCTATTATCGCCTGCTGGAAGGCCCCTATGGCGATTATGTGCGGGAGAAGCTGCGCGAGCACGATCTGCGGCTGCTGGCATTCTGGGACAACGGCTTTCGTCATTTTTCCAACGCTATCCGCGAAGTGGTTTATCCAGAAGATCTCAAAGGCCTTTCCATCCGGGTCATGTCGGGGGAAAACACCGGGCTGCTCTACGAGCATTTCGGTGCTCATCCCAAGGTGATCTCTTTTTTACAGATGCCCCAGATGCTGCGTCTTGGCGTGGTGAATGGTGCTGAGAATACCGTTATTAATTATTACGATGAAAATCTGATGGGTATTCAGCCGTACCTGACCCTCAGCTATCACAGCCTGATGATCTACACCTTCCTCATGAGCGAATCCTACTACCAGTCACTCTCACCGGAAATGCAGGAGGCCATTGATGTGGCAGCAGCCAGAACCACTGAGTATATCAACTACCTGGTGGGCACCCGTGAGCAGCGCTTTGTCTCTCTGCTCAAGCAGGACGAACGGGTGCAGATAGTCACGCTCCCGCCGGGGGTGCGGGATCTGTGGCGCAAGAATATTCAGCTGAAAACCACGCCAGCCCTGCAAAGACACTATTCCCGTGCCTACCGGCATATTCTTGAGGCAGGGTACAATCCGTGA
- the hflC gene encoding protease modulator HflC yields MKPVKFFIFPIIIVFGLLAYMSLYIVTFTQSAVVTQLGKPVRTIMEPGLYVKIPFIQEVFYFDRRLLTYDGSTFEMLSRDKKTLVVDNFVQWRITDPLLFMTSVHNEEGARRRIADLIYAEARLEIGSFDFIDVINYNRLEIMRSITSSANEKAQPLGIEIVDMRIKRADLPTENERAVFDRMATEREKIATQYRSEGEEAAARIRADSDRQRAIILAEAYREQEQLRGEGDAEAANIYAEALSRNPQFYRFMRELDLYRASLKENSTIILNEESEFFRSLMDKR; encoded by the coding sequence GTGAAACCTGTAAAATTTTTCATATTCCCCATTATCATCGTTTTTGGCCTGCTGGCCTATATGTCTCTGTATATAGTTACCTTTACCCAGAGCGCCGTGGTTACCCAGCTGGGCAAACCGGTGCGTACCATCATGGAGCCAGGGCTGTACGTCAAGATTCCCTTCATTCAGGAGGTATTCTATTTTGATCGCCGACTGCTCACCTACGATGGTTCCACTTTTGAAATGCTCTCCCGTGACAAGAAGACCCTGGTGGTGGATAACTTCGTACAGTGGCGTATCACTGACCCCCTGCTCTTCATGACTTCTGTACACAACGAAGAGGGCGCCCGTCGCCGCATTGCCGATCTGATCTATGCAGAGGCGCGCCTGGAAATTGGTTCCTTTGATTTCATCGACGTCATCAACTACAACCGTCTGGAAATCATGCGCAGCATCACCAGCAGTGCCAATGAGAAGGCTCAGCCCCTTGGAATTGAAATAGTCGATATGCGTATCAAGCGGGCCGATCTGCCCACGGAAAACGAGCGGGCGGTATTTGACCGTATGGCCACGGAGCGTGAAAAGATCGCCACCCAGTATCGCTCGGAGGGTGAGGAAGCAGCTGCCCGCATCCGTGCAGACAGTGATCGTCAGCGTGCCATCATCCTGGCGGAAGCCTACCGCGAGCAGGAACAGCTGCGCGGTGAAGGTGATGCGGAAGCTGCCAACATCTATGCGGAAGCCCTCAGTAGAAATCCCCAGTTCTATCGCTTCATGCGTGAGCTGGATCTCTATCGCGCGTCACTGAAAGAAAACAGCACTATCATTCTTAACGAGGAGTCAGAATTCTTCCGCAGCCTGATGGACAAACGATGA
- a CDS encoding NUDIX hydrolase, whose protein sequence is MASVILPVLAHGTSSEVLFIRRAADGYHHSRQISFPGGRLEPGEDPLQCALREFEEEMGAAVPQDSVAGLVDIGFAHVSCSRINCYLAVVEEPLTFAPNPREVEYIIRVPLNFFLYLDTVPVEYFEHGSECIISPVFQYRSERIWGATARMMATFLTEVNNTIEEKHV, encoded by the coding sequence GTGGCATCGGTCATTCTGCCCGTGCTGGCCCATGGAACTTCCTCCGAGGTCCTTTTCATCCGTCGCGCCGCTGACGGCTATCACCACTCACGGCAGATATCCTTTCCCGGAGGACGCCTGGAGCCGGGTGAGGACCCGCTGCAGTGCGCGTTGCGCGAGTTCGAAGAGGAAATGGGTGCCGCGGTGCCCCAGGACAGTGTGGCTGGCCTGGTGGATATCGGCTTCGCCCATGTCTCCTGCTCGCGCATCAACTGCTATCTCGCCGTTGTGGAGGAACCGCTGACTTTTGCTCCGAATCCACGAGAAGTGGAGTACATTATCCGGGTTCCATTGAATTTTTTCCTGTACCTTGATACTGTACCTGTGGAATATTTCGAGCACGGTTCTGAATGCATCATTTCCCCTGTGTTCCAGTACCGCTCGGAGCGCATTTGGGGCGCGACGGCCAGAATGATGGCCACCTTCCTGACGGAAGTGAATAACACCATTGAGGAGAAACATGTCTAA
- the rfaD gene encoding ADP-glyceromanno-heptose 6-epimerase: protein MRFMVTGGAGFIGSNLAFALKQQGHDVVVVDDFSSGHYKNLIGFTGEVVTMDMARIEELAEVESLLPLDGIFHQAAITDTTVMDQKRMMKVNNDAFRHLLEWAVEKEIPVVYASSAGVYGNSPAPNRVDQGLLPENIYGFSKYAMDMTARSFMERHPEQRIVGLRYFNVYGPGESHKGHAASMVYQLYHQILAGKRPRLFKHGEQKRDFIYVTDIVQANLRAMFSEGDVSGVYNVGTGTARTFNDMIAIICRELATENTVEYIDNPYAFYQNHTEADISATQGRLGYRPEYTFEAGIAAYLKALQSAR from the coding sequence ATGCGCTTCATGGTTACCGGCGGCGCCGGCTTTATTGGTTCCAACCTGGCTTTTGCCCTGAAACAGCAGGGCCACGATGTGGTCGTGGTGGACGACTTCTCCAGCGGCCACTACAAAAACCTGATCGGTTTCACTGGTGAAGTGGTCACCATGGACATGGCGCGCATTGAGGAGCTGGCCGAGGTGGAGAGCCTTCTGCCTCTGGATGGCATCTTCCACCAGGCCGCCATCACCGACACCACTGTCATGGATCAGAAGCGCATGATGAAGGTCAACAATGACGCCTTTCGGCATCTTCTGGAATGGGCAGTGGAAAAAGAGATTCCCGTCGTCTACGCCTCCAGTGCCGGAGTATATGGCAACTCACCCGCTCCGAACCGCGTTGACCAGGGGCTGCTGCCGGAAAATATCTACGGATTCTCCAAGTACGCCATGGATATGACCGCCAGGTCGTTTATGGAGCGTCACCCGGAGCAGCGTATCGTCGGACTGCGCTACTTCAACGTTTACGGGCCCGGCGAATCCCACAAGGGTCACGCCGCCAGCATGGTCTACCAGCTCTATCACCAGATTCTGGCCGGCAAACGCCCCCGCCTGTTCAAACATGGGGAACAGAAGCGCGACTTTATCTATGTCACCGATATTGTCCAGGCCAACCTCCGGGCCATGTTCAGTGAAGGAGATGTTTCCGGAGTCTATAATGTGGGAACGGGCACGGCGCGCACCTTCAACGATATGATCGCCATTATCTGCCGCGAACTGGCCACAGAGAATACCGTCGAGTACATCGACAACCCCTACGCCTTCTATCAGAACCACACAGAAGCCGATATCAGCGCCACACAGGGCAGGCTGGGATACCGCCCCGAATACACCTTTGAAGCGGGCATCGCCGCCTACCTCAAGGCCCTGCAATCGGCCCGATGA
- the hflK gene encoding FtsH protease activity modulator HflK yields MSKFALSKVFSQYNNPWEKHRKSPFGGGGSGPGGGGGGFNPGNFKVNLPKDFKFPGNFDKKVPVILLVVILLAWLSTGILILKPEEQAAILRFGKYDRTLGPGPHITLPYPIERRYVASVTTVQRLEIGFRSAASQRDDRIISVGQESLMLTGDENILDVKVIVQFRIRDIIDYMFEVRDSLQTLQNTAASSVREVMGGESIDNALTVGKFEIQMNIREQLQKALNEYRAGLEILSVELYDVQPPQQVAGAFREVVSAREDRERFINQAQGYRNQILPQARGEAAQIMEAASAYREERILRARGDVARFLAMESEYRLAPAVTRDRLMFDTLQETLPKTKLFLIDSDAGSGVLPYLPLDGVRTPSARN; encoded by the coding sequence ATGTCTAAATTCGCTCTTTCAAAAGTATTTTCCCAATACAACAACCCGTGGGAAAAGCACCGCAAGTCGCCCTTTGGTGGCGGCGGCTCCGGCCCTGGTGGCGGAGGTGGAGGTTTCAATCCCGGGAATTTCAAGGTAAACCTTCCCAAAGACTTTAAGTTTCCCGGCAATTTTGACAAAAAAGTGCCCGTGATTCTGCTGGTGGTTATCCTGCTGGCCTGGCTTTCCACAGGCATTCTGATACTCAAGCCCGAGGAGCAGGCGGCGATTTTGCGCTTCGGAAAGTATGACCGTACTCTGGGTCCCGGTCCTCACATTACCCTGCCCTATCCCATAGAGCGGCGCTATGTGGCCAGTGTCACCACGGTGCAGCGCCTGGAAATCGGTTTCCGCAGCGCAGCCAGCCAGCGCGATGATCGCATTATTTCGGTGGGGCAGGAGTCCCTGATGCTGACTGGCGATGAAAATATTCTCGATGTCAAAGTCATTGTTCAGTTCCGCATCCGCGATATCATTGACTATATGTTTGAAGTGCGCGACTCCCTGCAGACGCTGCAGAACACGGCAGCCTCCTCAGTGCGTGAAGTTATGGGTGGTGAATCCATAGACAACGCCCTGACCGTGGGGAAATTTGAAATACAGATGAATATTCGCGAGCAGCTGCAAAAGGCCCTGAATGAGTATCGCGCTGGCCTGGAGATTCTGTCCGTTGAACTCTATGACGTTCAGCCGCCCCAGCAGGTTGCTGGCGCCTTCCGCGAAGTTGTCAGCGCCCGTGAGGATCGCGAACGGTTTATCAACCAGGCCCAGGGGTACCGCAACCAGATCCTGCCCCAGGCGCGTGGTGAAGCCGCTCAGATTATGGAAGCTGCCAGCGCCTACCGTGAAGAGCGCATTCTGCGCGCCCGTGGTGACGTGGCCCGTTTCCTGGCTATGGAAAGTGAATACAGGCTGGCCCCCGCGGTAACCCGCGACCGCCTCATGTTCGACACGCTGCAGGAGACGCTTCCCAAGACGAAGCTCTTCCTGATCGACAGCGATGCCGGCAGCGGAGTTCTGCCCTATCTGCCACTTGATGGAGTTCGCACTCCATCGGCACGCAATTAA